One part of the Thermus thermamylovorans genome encodes these proteins:
- a CDS encoding ABC transporter ATP-binding protein has protein sequence MEALRLEGIGKRYGRKPVLEGVSFSVAPGEVYALAGPNGSGKTTLIRLVTGLAFPTQGRALLLGEDVHKNPAARRHLGAVVEAPAAFYPYLTGRENLRMQAYLAGVKEAVSLGRRPGEDHLTGVLARLRLLSVADRKVGSYSLGQRQRLGLAAALLHRPKVLVLDEPTSGLDPEGVELVHGLLQELAREGVAVLLSTHHLQEVSRYAHKVGILGGGRLLDEVVLPRGEAYRLEAQPLEGALALLKTLPQVVSARLQGGAILFEGNPEAALRALLGAGYRVRALYPHRFDLMSYYQERVRHA, from the coding sequence ATGGAAGCCCTGAGGCTAGAGGGCATCGGCAAGCGCTATGGCCGCAAGCCGGTGCTGGAGGGGGTGAGCTTCTCCGTGGCCCCGGGGGAGGTCTACGCCTTGGCGGGGCCCAACGGCTCGGGCAAGACCACCCTCATCCGCCTGGTCACCGGCCTGGCTTTTCCCACGCAGGGAAGGGCCCTCCTCCTGGGGGAGGACGTGCACAAAAACCCCGCCGCCCGGCGCCACCTGGGGGCGGTGGTGGAGGCTCCAGCCGCCTTCTACCCCTACCTTACCGGGCGGGAGAACCTTAGGATGCAGGCCTATCTGGCAGGGGTCAAAGAGGCCGTCTCCCTGGGCAGGCGGCCGGGGGAGGACCATCTGACCGGGGTCCTGGCCCGGCTGAGGCTCCTCTCGGTAGCCGACCGGAAGGTGGGGAGCTACTCCCTGGGCCAGCGCCAGCGCCTGGGCCTGGCGGCGGCCCTCTTGCACCGCCCCAAGGTCCTGGTCCTGGACGAGCCTACCTCAGGCCTCGACCCCGAGGGGGTGGAGTTGGTTCATGGCCTCCTGCAGGAGCTGGCCCGGGAAGGGGTGGCCGTTCTGCTCTCCACCCATCACCTGCAGGAGGTGAGCCGTTACGCCCACAAGGTGGGCATCCTGGGAGGGGGTAGGCTTCTGGACGAGGTGGTCCTCCCCAGGGGGGAGGCCTACCGCCTCGAGGCCCAGCCCCTGGAAGGGGCCCTGGCCCTCCTCAAGACCCTGCCCCAGGTGGTCTCGGCCCGCCTGCAGGGCGGGGCCATCCTCTTTGAGGGAAACCCGGAGGCGGCCCTACGGGCCCTTCTGGGGGCAGGGTACCGGGTGCGGGCCCTCTACCCCCACCGCTTTGACCTCATGAGCTACTACCAGGAGCGGGTGCGGCATGCTTAG
- a CDS encoding phosphopentomutase, whose protein sequence is MKVVAVVLDSVGLGYLPDAPRFGDEGADTLDHTVLKTGVALPHLAALGLGWVPGVHTLPRPKPLGAFGRMREVSPGKDTTTGHWEFVGVYLDRPFPTYPEGFPEELLRAWAERVGVGGWLLNRPYSGTEAIRDFGEAHLKTGYPIVYTSADSVFQVAAHLEAVPLEELYRFCQVAREMLKGEHRVARVIARPFAGEPGGFYRREDLRKDFALEPPRNVLDVLLEGGLEVVGVGKIPDIYAGRGFTREVKSKDNADGLEKTLALMGEPFSGLVFANLVDFDAKYGHRRDPLGYARALSEVDAFLPKLLSALGPEDHLFLVSDHGNDPTFFGTDHTREYGMLLWVGPGVEGDLGTRESFADLGATWARAFGLPWEGPGKSLL, encoded by the coding sequence ATGAAGGTGGTGGCCGTCGTCCTGGACTCGGTGGGCCTGGGCTACCTGCCCGACGCCCCCCGCTTCGGGGACGAGGGGGCGGACACCCTGGACCACACCGTCTTGAAGACCGGGGTGGCGCTGCCCCACCTGGCGGCCCTGGGCCTCGGTTGGGTGCCCGGGGTCCACACCCTGCCCCGTCCCAAACCCCTGGGCGCCTTCGGGCGTATGCGGGAGGTGAGCCCGGGCAAGGACACCACCACCGGGCACTGGGAGTTCGTGGGGGTATACCTGGACCGTCCCTTTCCCACCTACCCCGAGGGTTTCCCCGAGGAGCTCCTCCGGGCCTGGGCGGAGCGGGTCGGGGTGGGGGGGTGGCTTTTGAACCGTCCCTACTCCGGCACCGAGGCCATCCGGGACTTCGGCGAGGCCCACCTGAAGACCGGCTACCCCATCGTCTACACCTCTGCGGACAGCGTCTTCCAGGTGGCGGCCCACCTGGAGGCGGTGCCCCTGGAGGAACTCTACCGCTTTTGCCAGGTGGCCCGGGAGATGCTAAAGGGGGAACACCGGGTGGCCCGGGTCATCGCCCGGCCCTTCGCCGGGGAGCCCGGCGGCTTCTACCGCCGGGAGGACCTCAGGAAGGACTTCGCCCTGGAACCCCCAAGGAACGTGCTGGACGTGCTCTTGGAGGGGGGCCTCGAGGTGGTGGGGGTGGGGAAGATCCCCGACATTTACGCAGGGCGGGGCTTCACCCGGGAGGTGAAGAGCAAGGACAACGCCGACGGCCTGGAGAAGACCCTGGCCCTCATGGGGGAGCCCTTTTCGGGCTTGGTCTTCGCCAACCTGGTGGACTTCGACGCCAAATACGGCCACCGCCGCGACCCCTTGGGCTACGCTCGGGCCCTTTCCGAAGTGGACGCCTTCCTGCCCAAGCTTCTCTCCGCCTTGGGTCCCGAGGACCACCTCTTCCTGGTCTCCGACCACGGCAACGACCCCACCTTCTTTGGCACCGACCACACGCGGGAGTACGGGATGCTCCTCTGGGTGGGCCCGGGGGTGGAGGGGGACCTGGGCACCCGGGAGAGCTTCGCCGACCTGGGGGCCACCTGGGCCCGGGCCTTTGGCCTGCCCTGGGAAGGCCCCGGAAAGAGCCTCCTCTAG
- the zapE gene encoding cell division protein ZapE — protein MRLADRYPEVDLERLLQGFAPPPRFREATFAAYRPDARYPSQALAKERLRRWVHDRPRGLLRPRLPGPQGIYLDGGFGVGKTHLLVAAYLEAPGPKAFLTFEELTYTLGLMGLKEGARRFASLRYLFLDEFELDDPGNAQMISHFLALTMERGLRVATTSNTPPGALGEGRFNAEQFRHQIQALARRFAVERLEGEDYRHRDPDRFPEPLADAQLLALYREDPRPKTLDTFPELLAHLRALHPIRYRYLFQGLEAVYLRGLAPIPDQNDALRFVHFLDELYNQGLALRASGMPLKELFPQSYRHGAFAKKYGRALSRLAELLG, from the coding sequence ATGCGCCTCGCCGACCGCTACCCCGAGGTGGACCTGGAAAGGCTCCTCCAGGGCTTCGCCCCCCCGCCCAGGTTCCGGGAGGCCACCTTCGCCGCCTACCGTCCCGATGCCCGCTACCCTTCCCAGGCGCTGGCCAAGGAGCGCCTCCGGCGCTGGGTGCATGACCGCCCCCGGGGCCTCCTCCGCCCCAGGCTCCCCGGGCCCCAGGGGATCTACCTGGACGGGGGCTTCGGGGTGGGGAAGACCCACCTCCTGGTGGCCGCCTACCTGGAAGCCCCCGGTCCCAAGGCCTTCCTCACCTTCGAGGAGCTCACCTACACCCTGGGCCTCATGGGTTTGAAAGAGGGGGCGAGGCGCTTCGCCTCCTTGCGCTACCTCTTCCTGGACGAGTTCGAGCTGGACGACCCTGGAAACGCCCAGATGATCAGCCACTTCCTGGCCCTCACCATGGAGAGGGGCCTCCGGGTGGCCACCACCTCCAACACCCCGCCCGGGGCCCTGGGGGAGGGGCGCTTCAACGCGGAGCAGTTCCGGCACCAGATCCAGGCCCTGGCCCGCCGCTTTGCCGTGGAGCGCCTCGAGGGGGAGGACTACCGCCACCGCGACCCGGACCGGTTCCCCGAACCCCTTGCCGATGCCCAGCTCCTCGCCCTCTACCGGGAGGACCCCAGGCCCAAAACCCTGGACACCTTTCCCGAGCTCCTGGCCCACCTCCGTGCCCTCCATCCCATCCGCTACCGCTACCTCTTCCAGGGCTTGGAGGCGGTCTACCTGCGGGGGCTAGCCCCCATCCCTGACCAGAACGACGCCCTGCGCTTCGTGCACTTCCTGGACGAGCTTTACAACCAGGGCCTCGCCCTGCGGGCCTCGGGGATGCCCCTGAAGGAGCTTTTTCCCCAGAGTTACCGCCACGGGGCCTTCGCCAAGAAGTACGGCCGGGCCCTTTCCCGGCTTGCGGAGCTTTTGGGGTAG
- a CDS encoding ammonia-forming cytochrome c nitrite reductase subunit c552 → MRGTGWIRILGILAVFLVLGAGVGYLLTTIVQRQAEAEQYPLRLVEIGALEVDPAVWGRNFPLHYDRFLRTREDYGRTAYGGSTRYDKLEAKPFRRLAWAGMPFSVDYKEDRGHYWSGYDAFHTRRSTEFNQPGACLNCHTGLFVQLVAEMGWDQLNRTPYNEFRERLQAAGHPGVTCADCHDPKTMALRITRPALENALAALGQDWRQASRQEMRSLVCAQCHVEYYFLGEGRTVTFPWSRGLSVEAIEAHYDAYGFKDWTHAITGAPMIKHQHPEYELYVTSVHYQAGVACADCHMPYIRVGGMKISDHWIRSPLTSIAQSCQTCHRVPEAELLQRVKTIQDRTHELLTLAEGALEAAILTIQEAIEAGVSDEALEEARRLHRRAQFRWDFIDAENSKGFHSPQEAARILAHAADLARQAQLAAERALRGE, encoded by the coding sequence ATGAGGGGAACGGGTTGGATTAGGATTCTGGGTATCCTGGCGGTCTTCCTGGTCCTGGGGGCGGGGGTGGGTTACCTCCTCACCACCATCGTCCAGCGCCAGGCGGAGGCCGAGCAGTACCCCCTGCGCCTGGTGGAGATCGGGGCGCTGGAGGTGGACCCTGCCGTCTGGGGCCGGAACTTCCCTCTGCACTACGACCGCTTCCTGCGCACCCGGGAGGACTACGGCCGCACCGCCTACGGGGGCAGCACCCGCTACGACAAGCTGGAAGCCAAGCCCTTCCGCCGCCTGGCCTGGGCGGGTATGCCCTTTTCCGTAGACTACAAGGAGGACCGGGGGCACTACTGGTCGGGGTACGACGCCTTCCATACCAGGAGGAGTACGGAGTTCAACCAGCCTGGGGCCTGCCTCAACTGCCATACAGGGCTTTTCGTGCAGCTGGTGGCGGAGATGGGCTGGGATCAGCTGAACCGCACCCCCTACAACGAGTTCCGCGAGCGCCTCCAAGCGGCGGGGCACCCCGGGGTGACCTGCGCCGACTGCCACGACCCTAAGACCATGGCCCTGCGCATCACCCGGCCCGCCCTGGAAAACGCCCTGGCCGCCTTGGGCCAGGACTGGCGGCAGGCCTCGAGGCAGGAGATGCGTAGCCTGGTATGCGCCCAGTGCCACGTGGAGTACTACTTCCTGGGCGAGGGCCGAACCGTGACCTTCCCCTGGTCCCGGGGGCTCAGCGTGGAGGCCATCGAAGCGCACTACGACGCCTACGGCTTCAAGGACTGGACCCACGCCATCACCGGGGCCCCTATGATCAAGCACCAGCACCCCGAGTACGAGCTCTACGTGACCAGCGTGCACTACCAGGCCGGGGTGGCCTGCGCCGACTGCCACATGCCCTACATCCGTGTGGGGGGCATGAAGATCTCCGACCACTGGATCCGCAGCCCCCTTACCAGCATCGCCCAAAGCTGCCAGACCTGCCACCGGGTGCCCGAGGCGGAGCTTTTGCAACGGGTGAAGACCATCCAGGACCGCACCCACGAGCTCCTTACCCTGGCGGAAGGAGCCCTGGAGGCGGCCATCCTCACCATCCAGGAGGCCATCGAGGCCGGGGTGTCCGACGAGGCCCTGGAGGAGGCCCGCAGGCTTCACCGCCGGGCCCAGTTCCGCTGGGACTTCATCGATGCCGAAAACAGCAAGGGCTTCCACAGCCCCCAGGAGGCGGCCCGCATCCTGGCCCACGCTGCCGACCTGGCGCGGCAAGCGCAGCTGGCCGCGGAGCGGGCCCTTAGGGGCGAGTGA
- a CDS encoding ABC transporter permease: MLRLLLFELYKLFRLRSVALGLLFAFLLPFLWALAPGLKEVYGLVLASGWQVVSLSLLAGMEFLFPFLVVMAASESLGSEVAQGTLKGLLLRPLPRAALFFAKLLAALVYPFVLLLASFLGGLLAGLPHGLGPFFGGTGLGAGGFAGTGLLQPGAALAELLRAYLLAGAVLLPLASLALLYGAVFLATTASALAAVATLLLMRLLVAFPALTPFLLTTYLDLHLRPEAAGLGLSLLLIYTLGFALLAALVFERKDL; this comes from the coding sequence ATGCTTAGGCTCCTCCTCTTTGAACTCTACAAGCTCTTCCGGCTTCGCTCGGTGGCCTTGGGCCTCCTCTTCGCCTTCCTCCTCCCCTTCCTCTGGGCCCTGGCCCCCGGGCTCAAGGAGGTCTACGGCCTGGTGCTGGCCTCGGGCTGGCAGGTGGTTTCCCTAAGCCTCCTGGCCGGGATGGAGTTCCTCTTCCCCTTCTTGGTGGTCATGGCCGCCAGCGAGTCCTTGGGGAGCGAGGTGGCCCAAGGCACCCTGAAGGGCCTCCTCCTCCGCCCTCTGCCCCGGGCGGCCCTGTTTTTCGCCAAGCTCCTGGCGGCCCTGGTCTACCCCTTCGTCCTCCTTTTGGCAAGCTTCTTGGGCGGCCTCCTGGCTGGGCTTCCCCATGGGCTCGGCCCCTTCTTCGGGGGGACGGGCCTGGGGGCGGGGGGCTTCGCCGGAACAGGGCTTCTCCAGCCGGGAGCGGCCCTGGCCGAGCTCCTTAGGGCTTACCTTCTGGCGGGGGCGGTGCTTCTGCCCCTCGCCTCCTTGGCCCTCCTCTACGGCGCCGTCTTCCTTGCCACCACCGCTAGCGCCCTGGCGGCGGTGGCCACTCTCCTCCTCATGCGTCTCCTGGTGGCCTTCCCCGCCCTAACCCCCTTCCTCCTCACCACCTACCTGGACCTCCACCTGCGGCCGGAAGCCGCAGGCTTGGGGCTTTCCCTCCTCCTCATCTACACCCTGGGCTTCGCCCTCCTGGCGGCCCTCGTCTTTGAGCGCAAGGACCTCTAG
- a CDS encoding DinB family protein, with protein MAQQETRDSWEEALASLARSRGSLVALLREADPAWLAAPLGEGAWTPLMVAEHVALVEETTARVLRRLRRIAMGESLPPVPFVPGEVREGRPQAPEAVRPRGGLDLEQVLLLLARARAFLLEEAAQVPPQGSATFPHPFFGELDALGWVRAAAHHEAHHLRALQGARPPS; from the coding sequence ATGGCCCAGCAAGAAACCCGGGATTCCTGGGAGGAGGCCTTGGCCTCTTTGGCCCGCAGCCGCGGGAGCTTGGTGGCGCTCCTTCGGGAAGCCGACCCCGCCTGGCTGGCCGCTCCCTTGGGGGAAGGGGCCTGGACTCCCCTTATGGTGGCGGAACACGTCGCCCTGGTGGAGGAGACCACCGCCCGGGTCCTGAGGCGGCTCAGGCGGATCGCTATGGGGGAAAGCTTACCCCCGGTGCCCTTTGTCCCCGGGGAGGTACGGGAGGGCAGGCCTCAGGCCCCCGAGGCGGTGCGACCCCGAGGGGGTCTGGACCTGGAGCAGGTTTTGCTCCTTTTGGCCAGGGCCCGGGCTTTCCTGCTGGAGGAGGCGGCCCAGGTGCCTCCTCAAGGTTCCGCCACCTTCCCTCACCCCTTTTTCGGGGAGCTTGACGCCCTAGGCTGGGTGCGGGCCGCGGCCCACCACGAGGCCCACCATCTGCGAGCCCTTCAGGGAGCCCGTCCGCCTTCCTGA
- a CDS encoding aminopeptidase — protein sequence MEARLAELLAGYCLEAEEGETVLVEAETPALPLLPHLKRTLLQRGAYPLFRLSYPGEARDFLRFAGRWLEEIPEAEVALYQKADKFLRVLSAENPLEAASLDPELTLRHRRAWRPLAELRLKKRWALTLYPTVGYAVGAGMDTEAFRAHLERAFFLDRPDPVGAWQALARFQEALIARLAQGKELRLLAPGTDLRLSVAGRIWINSDGRRNMPSGEVFTGPLEESAEGEVRFNLPAFVGGRRVEGVYLRFRGGEVVEARAEVGEGYLLAALATDPGARRLGEVGIGTNYGLQQPTGLVLLDEKMGGTVHLALGRSYPETGGRNESALHWDLVLSLEEGALLLDGEPLVQGGRFVGLPEPYPFA from the coding sequence GTGGAAGCGCGCTTGGCCGAGCTCCTGGCGGGCTACTGCCTGGAAGCCGAGGAGGGCGAGACCGTCTTGGTAGAGGCGGAGACCCCGGCCCTACCCCTTTTACCTCACCTAAAGCGCACCCTCCTGCAACGGGGGGCCTATCCCCTTTTCCGCCTTAGCTACCCCGGGGAAGCACGGGACTTCCTGCGCTTTGCCGGGCGCTGGCTGGAGGAGATCCCGGAGGCTGAGGTGGCCCTTTACCAGAAGGCCGATAAGTTCCTCCGAGTCCTCTCCGCGGAGAACCCCCTGGAGGCCGCCTCCTTGGACCCGGAGCTCACCCTCAGGCACCGGCGGGCCTGGCGGCCCTTGGCCGAGCTTCGCCTCAAGAAGCGCTGGGCCCTCACCCTCTACCCCACGGTGGGCTACGCGGTGGGAGCGGGGATGGACACGGAGGCGTTTCGGGCCCACCTGGAGCGGGCCTTCTTCCTGGACCGCCCTGATCCCGTGGGGGCCTGGCAGGCCCTGGCCCGCTTCCAGGAGGCCCTTATCGCCAGGCTGGCCCAGGGGAAAGAGCTCCGCCTTCTGGCCCCGGGCACGGACCTCCGGCTTTCCGTGGCGGGAAGGATCTGGATCAACTCCGATGGGCGGAGGAACATGCCCTCGGGGGAGGTCTTCACCGGCCCCTTGGAGGAAAGCGCCGAGGGGGAGGTGCGCTTCAACCTCCCCGCCTTCGTAGGAGGGAGGCGGGTGGAGGGGGTTTACCTCCGCTTCCGGGGGGGCGAGGTGGTGGAGGCCCGGGCGGAGGTGGGAGAGGGCTACCTCCTCGCGGCCCTCGCCACCGACCCCGGGGCCCGGCGGCTCGGGGAGGTGGGCATCGGGACCAACTACGGCCTCCAACAGCCCACAGGCCTGGTCCTCCTGGACGAGAAAATGGGGGGCACGGTACACCTGGCCCTGGGCCGAAGCTACCCGGAGACGGGGGGTAGGAACGAGAGCGCCCTGCACTGGGACCTGGTCCTCTCCCTGGAGGAGGGAGCGCTCCTTTTGGACGGCGAACCCCTGGTGCAGGGGGGGCGTTTCGTGGGGCTTCCCGAGCCTTATCCTTTCGCCTAG
- a CDS encoding CaiB/BaiF CoA transferase family protein, whose translation MGPLSGLKVLDLSRVLAGPLCTLILADLGAEVVKVEPPWGDETRGWGPPFAKGESAYFLAVNRGKRSIALDLKTLEGQGAVRKLAQRADVLVENFKTGDLKRYRLDYESLRELNPRLVYLSLTGFGHTGPRAQEPGYDAALQGYTGIMSVTGEPEGPPMKVGVAWIDVMTGMMGAVAVLAALWERERSGLGQHIDLSLFDVGLFALANLGESYLLTGKPPGRLGNAHAQIVPYGVFPAADGWLVLAVGNDEQFGRLCQVLGLAELQERFPQNAKRVENREEVVEAVSAVLKARPRAYWLDRLKEAGVPAAPVNNLAEAFQDPQAEARGAVWTLRHPLLGPMPTLASPLRFLSRTPAAPTLPPPLLGEHSEAVLREAGFTPEEVQALVEKGTVRTVRGRGDLGKAPS comes from the coding sequence ATGGGACCCCTTTCCGGCCTCAAGGTCCTGGACCTCTCCCGGGTTCTGGCGGGGCCCCTGTGCACCCTGATCCTGGCCGACCTGGGGGCGGAGGTGGTCAAGGTGGAGCCTCCCTGGGGGGACGAGACCCGGGGCTGGGGACCCCCCTTTGCGAAGGGAGAAAGCGCCTACTTCCTTGCCGTCAACCGGGGCAAGAGGAGCATCGCCTTGGACCTCAAGACCCTCGAGGGTCAAGGGGCGGTGCGGAAGCTCGCCCAAAGGGCCGATGTGCTGGTGGAGAACTTCAAAACCGGAGACCTCAAGCGCTACCGCCTGGACTACGAAAGCCTGCGGGAGCTTAACCCCCGCCTGGTCTACCTCTCCCTCACCGGCTTCGGCCACACGGGCCCGAGGGCCCAGGAACCGGGGTACGACGCCGCCTTGCAGGGCTACACCGGCATCATGTCCGTGACCGGGGAGCCGGAAGGCCCGCCCATGAAGGTGGGGGTGGCCTGGATCGACGTGATGACGGGGATGATGGGGGCGGTGGCGGTGCTCGCCGCCCTTTGGGAACGGGAAAGAAGCGGCCTGGGCCAGCACATCGACCTCTCCCTCTTCGACGTGGGCCTCTTCGCCCTGGCCAACCTGGGGGAAAGCTACCTCCTCACGGGGAAGCCCCCGGGGCGCCTGGGCAACGCCCACGCCCAGATCGTGCCCTACGGGGTCTTTCCCGCGGCGGACGGCTGGCTCGTCCTGGCCGTGGGGAACGACGAGCAGTTCGGCAGGCTCTGCCAGGTGCTGGGGCTTGCCGAGCTGCAGGAGCGCTTCCCGCAAAACGCAAAGCGGGTGGAGAACCGGGAAGAGGTGGTGGAAGCGGTTTCTGCGGTCCTGAAGGCCCGCCCCCGGGCCTACTGGCTGGACAGGCTCAAGGAAGCGGGGGTGCCCGCCGCCCCCGTGAACAACCTGGCCGAGGCCTTCCAAGACCCCCAGGCGGAGGCCCGGGGGGCGGTCTGGACCCTGCGCCATCCCCTCCTGGGGCCTATGCCCACCCTGGCGAGCCCCTTGCGCTTCCTCTCCCGCACCCCCGCCGCTCCCACCCTGCCCCCGCCCCTTTTGGGGGAACACTCGGAGGCGGTGCTCCGGGAGGCCGGGTTCACCCCGGAGGAGGTGCAGGCCCTTGTGGAAAAGGGCACGGTCCGCACGGTCAGGGGGAGAGGGGACCTGGGAAAAGCGCCCTCTTGA
- the cdaA gene encoding diadenylate cyclase CdaA, producing the protein MPFPWPLSWRDLLDILLVAVLFYYLGRLMAGTRALNLVRGVMVYLLVWFLASLLGLSTLAWLLGNAATLGAFALIVVFQPELRGLLERIGRAQGPRAPSLALEELLLGLGRLAEKRYGALLALERRTPLGEYAATGEVLEARLSARLLETVFYPGTPLHDGGAILRGDRLFAAGCVFPLSEARMGLGTRHRAALGLSEVSDALVLVVSEETGAIRVAEGGRLSPPLGLEALRQRLKEVLRA; encoded by the coding sequence ATGCCCTTCCCCTGGCCCCTCTCCTGGCGCGACCTCCTGGACATCCTCCTGGTGGCCGTCCTCTTCTACTACCTGGGGCGGCTCATGGCCGGCACCCGGGCCCTGAACCTGGTCCGGGGGGTTATGGTCTACCTCCTGGTCTGGTTCCTGGCGAGCCTCCTCGGGCTTTCCACCCTGGCCTGGCTCCTGGGCAACGCCGCCACCTTAGGGGCCTTCGCCCTCATCGTGGTCTTCCAGCCCGAGCTCCGGGGGCTTTTGGAGCGCATCGGCCGCGCCCAGGGCCCCCGGGCCCCCTCCTTGGCCCTGGAGGAGCTCCTCCTGGGCCTGGGCCGCCTTGCGGAGAAGCGCTACGGGGCCCTTTTGGCCCTGGAGCGGCGCACCCCTCTGGGGGAGTACGCCGCCACCGGGGAGGTGCTGGAGGCCAGGCTTTCCGCCCGGCTCCTGGAGACGGTCTTCTACCCCGGCACCCCCCTGCACGACGGGGGGGCCATCCTCCGGGGGGATCGCCTCTTCGCCGCGGGGTGCGTTTTTCCCCTCTCCGAGGCCCGCATGGGCCTCGGCACCCGGCACCGGGCGGCCTTGGGGCTCTCCGAGGTCTCGGACGCCCTGGTCCTGGTGGTAAGCGAGGAGACGGGGGCCATCCGGGTGGCCGAGGGGGGGAGGCTTTCCCCCCCCTTGGGCCTGGAGGCCCTGCGCCAGCGGCTTAAGGAGGTGCTGCGTGCGTGA
- the nrfH gene encoding cytochrome c nitrite reductase small subunit has protein sequence MQALQGGVLWLAGLGFLLGLGGFAFYQGQGWSYFSDRPEACANCHIMRDQYESWRHSSHRSWASCNDCHMPHTFLGKWTTKALSGFQHSLAFTTGDFPEPIVITPRNKAIALENCVACHRPVVAQMLLRPGVHGPEDWNCTACHGNVGHRGLK, from the coding sequence ATGCAGGCGCTACAGGGAGGGGTGCTCTGGCTGGCGGGATTGGGGTTCCTGTTAGGGCTTGGCGGCTTTGCGTTTTACCAGGGGCAGGGATGGTCCTACTTCAGCGACCGCCCCGAGGCCTGCGCCAACTGCCACATCATGCGGGACCAGTACGAGTCCTGGCGGCACTCCAGCCATCGCAGCTGGGCGAGTTGTAACGACTGCCATATGCCCCACACCTTCCTGGGCAAGTGGACCACCAAGGCCCTGAGCGGCTTTCAGCACAGCCTAGCCTTCACCACGGGGGACTTCCCCGAACCCATCGTCATCACCCCCCGCAACAAGGCTATCGCCCTGGAAAACTGCGTGGCCTGCCACCGGCCGGTGGTGGCGCAGATGCTCCTCCGGCCTGGGGTCCACGGGCCGGAGGACTGGAACTGCACTGCCTGCCACGGGAACGTGGGGCATCGGGGCCTGAAGTGA
- a CDS encoding E3 binding domain-containing protein, with protein MGEPRITPLARRLAEENGIDWRRLQGTGPDGAIVERDILAYLARVMAGEVDLPPMPEEPPPLPPAEELKRAQEALGREGVDLADLLPKPPASQAEEALDLEPALLEDLELEEEALLLAEELPPEPAPEPWPLEEEGSRAPSPLAEEMEALLAEEGVSEAPGAEGPPRPFPEEEWSEEDLFLEEDLAGSLLPQPLEEALSEGEAPLVAALQKGSSEQAPAAWATPVALWVWRRRVDLAGLEGALAAFARAHGVPETPLPFLVRAAERALAELELPLRPLLARVEGEGVRGLRPRGGFLALFAPVGEEGEEGLLCFAGEEEVHTGRPSLFLSPEGVLAASGLEGPVAQRLLERVALYLENPVLLLA; from the coding sequence ATGGGAGAACCCAGGATCACGCCCCTGGCCCGGCGGCTCGCAGAGGAGAACGGCATCGACTGGCGTAGGCTTCAGGGCACGGGCCCGGACGGCGCCATCGTGGAGCGGGACATCCTGGCCTACCTGGCCCGGGTGATGGCGGGGGAGGTAGACCTCCCCCCCATGCCGGAAGAGCCCCCGCCCCTGCCGCCTGCAGAGGAACTCAAGCGGGCCCAGGAGGCCCTGGGAAGGGAAGGGGTTGACCTGGCCGACCTTCTGCCCAAGCCTCCCGCCTCCCAGGCGGAGGAGGCCTTGGACCTGGAGCCTGCCCTTTTGGAGGACCTCGAGCTGGAGGAGGAGGCCTTGCTGCTGGCGGAGGAGCTCCCCCCTGAGCCCGCACCCGAACCCTGGCCTTTGGAGGAGGAAGGCTCCCGGGCCCCTTCTCCTCTGGCGGAGGAAATGGAGGCCTTGCTGGCCGAGGAGGGGGTTTCGGAGGCCCCGGGGGCGGAGGGTCCCCCCCGGCCCTTTCCGGAGGAGGAGTGGTCCGAGGAGGACCTCTTCTTGGAGGAGGACCTGGCCGGGAGCCTCTTGCCGCAGCCCTTGGAGGAGGCCTTGTCGGAAGGGGAAGCCCCTTTGGTGGCGGCCCTCCAAAAAGGCTCCTCCGAGCAGGCCCCGGCCGCCTGGGCCACGCCCGTGGCCTTGTGGGTCTGGAGGCGGCGGGTGGACCTTGCGGGCCTCGAGGGGGCCTTGGCGGCCTTTGCCCGGGCCCACGGGGTTCCCGAAACCCCCTTACCCTTCCTGGTCCGGGCCGCGGAGCGGGCCCTGGCCGAGCTGGAACTCCCCCTGAGGCCCCTTCTGGCCCGGGTGGAGGGGGAAGGGGTGCGGGGGCTCAGGCCTAGGGGGGGGTTTTTGGCCCTCTTCGCCCCGGTGGGGGAGGAGGGGGAGGAGGGGCTCCTCTGCTTCGCCGGGGAGGAGGAGGTCCACACCGGCCGCCCGAGCCTTTTCCTCTCCCCGGAAGGGGTCCTCGCCGCCTCCGGCCTCGAGGGACCCGTGGCGCAGAGGCTCCTGGAGCGGGTGGCCCTCTACCTGGAAAACCCGGTCCTCCTGCTGGCCTGA